A genomic region of Methanothermobacter thermautotrophicus str. Delta H contains the following coding sequences:
- a CDS encoding prephenate dehydrogenase, whose protein sequence is MDNETVGKMIISIIGGTRELGYWIARFLRKEGFRVIITGRDPDTGRSAAGRIGAKYCRDNVRAASLADVVVVSVPIEVTSDVLREVAPHVREGGLLMDVTSVKEEPARVMERFIARGAHYIPAHPMFGPRVSSLEGQVVVLTPSGDNPWLDDVIRFLEERKARVIVTDPSTHDRMMSVVQVLTHFAYISIAATLEAEGVDIRESRKFASPIYNLMIDTIARIVAQNPYLAYSIQTHNTYGQEMRDCFLRTATRLNEMLRDGRMDDFVAGMGLAAKNIDDVEASLGRSDKAIEALNQELIVLRNSVGQEIGIKHIYSGRVHVGVLESVTPDYAMLRSGKRVMKFKISNIRVLSEEELRRWKVENLDLRVYDVSAVFSDSVDPEVIAHLIGLLDCVVDVKIVDLYRGPQIPPDHFSLTLRVKVFDRECYEEILGVSEGYRCLNKVILTLSV, encoded by the coding sequence ATGGATAATGAAACGGTAGGTAAGATGATTATCAGCATCATAGGGGGTACCCGTGAACTTGGATACTGGATAGCCAGGTTCCTGAGGAAGGAGGGCTTCAGGGTCATAATCACCGGGAGGGACCCTGATACTGGCAGATCAGCCGCCGGAAGGATAGGTGCGAAGTACTGCCGTGACAATGTGAGGGCTGCCTCACTGGCCGATGTTGTGGTTGTATCCGTCCCGATAGAGGTGACCTCGGATGTCCTCAGGGAGGTTGCGCCCCATGTAAGGGAGGGCGGACTCCTCATGGATGTGACCTCAGTCAAGGAGGAGCCAGCCAGGGTCATGGAGAGGTTCATAGCCAGGGGCGCCCACTACATCCCGGCCCATCCCATGTTTGGACCCCGTGTATCATCCCTTGAGGGGCAGGTAGTCGTCCTAACACCCTCCGGGGATAACCCCTGGCTTGATGATGTGATCCGGTTCCTTGAGGAGAGAAAGGCCCGTGTGATAGTCACCGACCCATCCACCCATGACCGTATGATGAGTGTTGTTCAGGTCCTCACACACTTCGCCTACATAAGCATAGCAGCCACACTGGAGGCTGAGGGTGTTGACATAAGGGAATCCCGTAAGTTTGCAAGCCCAATCTACAACCTTATGATAGATACGATAGCCAGGATAGTGGCCCAGAACCCCTACCTTGCCTACTCGATCCAGACCCACAACACCTACGGGCAGGAGATGCGTGATTGTTTCCTGAGAACTGCTACCAGGCTAAACGAGATGCTGAGGGATGGGCGAATGGATGACTTTGTGGCAGGGATGGGCCTTGCAGCCAAGAACATAGATGACGTGGAGGCATCACTCGGCCGATCAGATAAGGCCATAGAGGCACTTAATCAGGAACTGATTGTGCTGAGGAACTCTGTTGGTCAGGAGATTGGCATCAAGCACATCTATTCAGGCAGGGTACATGTTGGTGTACTTGAGTCTGTTACACCTGACTATGCCATGCTGAGGTCCGGTAAGAGGGTCATGAAGTTCAAGATCTCCAACATCAGGGTGCTGTCAGAGGAGGAACTCCGCCGCTGGAAGGTCGAAAACCTTGATCTGAGGGTCTATGATGTATCTGCTGTTTTTTCTGATTCCGTGGATCCAGAGGTCATAGCACACCTGATTGGTCTGCTTGACTGTGTGGTTGATGTGAAAATTGTTGACCTTTACCGTGGGCCCCAGATACCCCCTGATCATTTCAGCTTAACCCTCAGAGTTAAGGTGTTTGACAGGGAGTGTTATGAGGAGATTCTGGGTGTTTCTGAGGGGTATCGGTGCCTCAATAAGGTGATCCTGACCCTTTCTGTGTAA
- a CDS encoding mRNA surveillance protein pelota, protein MRIVEEDEKNGVIELVPETLDDLWHLSHIIEEGDLLSARTTRRIQDTSGEKIRSDRGVKKTFYLGIRVETVSFHIYTGRLRATGVIERGPEDLVPMGSHHTLEVKLNTPLRIQKEHWSRWTLKRLRMAVRASKNLKAIILVMEDDVAELGLIRQYGVEYRGPITGHIPGKRIQQRDRGKLRREFYESIVESLQKYGDLETIIIAGPGFYKSDFYDYLMERYPEIAKKAVLENTGTGGRAGISEVLRKGTVERVSSEKRIASEIRNVNEFLEKLARDPDSVVYGKVEVMDAINMGAVEKLLVLDRVVSREDIEGYLDMVESMGGSVVLISSEHEGGKQLESLGGLAGILRFKIQ, encoded by the coding sequence ATGAGGATAGTTGAAGAGGATGAGAAGAACGGTGTCATTGAACTCGTACCCGAAACCCTTGATGATCTCTGGCACCTCTCACACATAATAGAGGAGGGAGACCTCCTATCAGCCAGGACCACGAGGAGGATACAGGATACCAGTGGAGAGAAGATAAGAAGTGACAGGGGAGTTAAAAAGACATTTTACCTCGGGATAAGGGTGGAAACTGTCAGCTTCCACATCTACACCGGTAGACTGAGGGCCACCGGCGTTATAGAGAGAGGTCCTGAGGACCTTGTACCCATGGGCTCCCACCACACCCTTGAGGTAAAACTCAACACACCCCTGAGGATCCAGAAGGAGCACTGGAGCAGATGGACACTTAAGAGGCTCAGGATGGCTGTAAGGGCATCAAAGAATCTGAAGGCAATCATACTTGTAATGGAGGATGATGTCGCTGAACTGGGCCTCATAAGACAGTACGGGGTGGAGTACAGGGGCCCCATAACAGGCCACATTCCTGGTAAGAGAATACAGCAGAGGGACCGGGGTAAACTGAGGCGGGAATTCTATGAGAGCATCGTGGAGTCACTCCAGAAGTATGGAGACCTTGAGACAATCATAATAGCGGGACCAGGCTTTTACAAGTCAGATTTCTATGACTACCTCATGGAGAGGTATCCTGAAATCGCAAAGAAGGCGGTACTTGAGAACACCGGGACCGGGGGGCGCGCCGGCATATCCGAGGTCCTTAGGAAGGGGACGGTTGAAAGGGTATCATCAGAGAAGAGGATAGCCTCTGAGATAAGGAACGTTAACGAGTTCCTTGAGAAGCTGGCCAGGGACCCTGACTCCGTTGTCTATGGTAAGGTTGAGGTTATGGATGCCATTAACATGGGGGCCGTTGAGAAGCTCCTGGTACTGGACAGGGTTGTTAGCAGGGAGGACATTGAGGGCTACCTCGACATGGTTGAGAGCATGGGCGGTTCCGTGGTACTCATAAGCAGTGAACACGAGGGTGGAAAGCAGCTGGAATCACTGGGAGGCCTGGCAGGGATTCTAAGATTCAAGATCCAGTGA
- a CDS encoding radical SAM protein has translation MFRRLEDRCRGCGNCRELKCSENCTGCRACLLVCPEDAILPGEPETKEYTVAVNGRDVRSGGTVGDALEGAGLRRAMIPGEGDVFSPCASGACLACSVSIDGCIAPSCVTPLSEGMVIETAPEPPLRYVSSFGPHTAGGVGTPFSEKTGAPVEVVCFTHGCNLRCPQCQNSQVAFTSQGNLLDPHETAGILMGLESIYRTGTVTISGGECTLNRTWLSTTIRAIRELKGDVNVHVDTNGTILTPEYLDELLDSGMNRIGIDLKGLRPETFMEISGLHDEKTARVYLENSWNAFRYLSENHRDIFMGLGVPYSRSLISMDELSAMASRISSINRDVQVTVLDYRPEFRRRDIERPSEDEMMRVKDVMIDEGLRNVVVQTSAGFR, from the coding sequence ATGTTCAGGAGACTTGAGGATCGATGCAGGGGATGTGGAAACTGCCGCGAACTGAAATGCAGTGAAAACTGCACTGGCTGCAGGGCATGCCTCCTTGTATGTCCTGAGGACGCGATCCTGCCAGGGGAGCCTGAAACTAAAGAATATACGGTAGCAGTGAATGGGAGGGATGTCAGATCAGGAGGCACAGTTGGAGATGCCCTGGAGGGGGCGGGCCTTAGAAGGGCTATGATTCCGGGTGAGGGGGATGTATTCTCACCCTGCGCGTCCGGGGCCTGCCTTGCCTGCAGTGTATCCATTGATGGCTGCATCGCACCATCCTGTGTAACACCCCTCTCTGAGGGCATGGTCATAGAGACGGCACCGGAACCTCCACTCAGGTATGTGAGCAGCTTTGGTCCCCACACAGCCGGTGGAGTTGGAACTCCATTTTCTGAGAAGACAGGGGCTCCCGTTGAGGTGGTGTGCTTCACCCATGGCTGCAACCTGAGATGTCCCCAGTGTCAGAACAGTCAGGTTGCATTCACATCACAGGGAAACCTGCTTGACCCCCATGAAACAGCAGGGATCCTCATGGGCCTTGAATCCATCTACAGGACTGGCACTGTCACAATATCTGGCGGTGAATGCACCCTCAACAGGACATGGCTCTCCACAACCATCAGGGCAATCAGGGAACTTAAAGGGGATGTTAACGTCCATGTTGACACCAACGGAACCATTCTTACCCCTGAATATCTGGATGAACTCCTGGATTCAGGAATGAACCGTATAGGGATTGACCTCAAGGGTCTCAGGCCTGAGACCTTCATGGAGATATCAGGGCTGCATGATGAGAAAACCGCCAGGGTTTACCTTGAGAATTCATGGAATGCATTCAGGTACCTTTCAGAGAATCACCGGGACATCTTCATGGGCCTGGGGGTGCCCTACAGCAGGTCACTCATATCCATGGATGAGCTCTCAGCCATGGCCTCAAGGATATCATCCATAAACAGGGACGTTCAGGTAACCGTCCTGGATTACAGACCCGAATTCAGGCGCAGGGATATTGAGAGACCATCTGAGGATGAGATGATGAGGGTGAAGGATGTGATGATTGATGAGGGCCTAAGGAACGTTGTGGTCCAGACATCAGCGGGTTTCAGGTGA